The sequence ACCCACGACCATGTTGTTGATCAGGGTGCGGCTGGTGGCCCACATGGTCTGCGCCAGGCGCGACTGGCTCTTCGGCTCGACCTTGATCGCGCCGTCTTCCATCGTGACCTTGATCTCGTCGTTGACGACGAGCTTGAGCTGGCCGAGCTTGCCCTTGACCGAGACGTCCTGGCCCTGGACGGCGGCCTGGACCCCCGCCGGGACCTTGACCGCGTGCTTGCCGATTCGTGACATCGCCGGTCTCCTCAGAACACGCGGGCGAGGATCTCGCCGCCGACATTGGCGGCGCGGGCCTCGACATCGGACATCACGCCGCGCGGCGTCGACAGGATGGAGATGCCCAGCCCGTTGTACACCTTCGGCAGGTCCTTGATGCCGGAGTAGACGCGGCGGCCCGGCTTCGACACGCGGTCGATGCGCTTGATGGCCGGCTGGCCCTCGGCATATTTCAGCTCGACCTTGATCTGCGCGATGCCGGGCTGGACCTCGTGGGTCTCGTAGCCGCGGATGTAGCCTTCGCGCTTCAGCACGTCGAGGACATTGGCCCGCAGCTTCGACGCCGGCGTCTCGATCACGGACTTGCCGGACCGCTGGCCATTGCGGATGCGGGTGAGCAGATCGCCCAACGGATCACTCAGCGACATGGTCCGTACTCCTTACCAGCTCGACTTGACCATGCCGGGGATCTGCCCGCGCGAGGCCAGCTCACGCAGCGCGATACGGCTCAGCTTGAAGCGGCGGTAGAACGCCTTCGGACGACCGGTCAGCTCGCACCGGTTGTGGATGCGCACCGGGGAGGAGTTCCGCGGCAGCTCCGCCAGCTTCAGGCGGGCGGCGAAACGGTCTTCCATCGGCAGGCTTTGGTCGTTGGCGACCGCCTTCAGGCGCTCGCGGCGGCCGGCGAACGCCTTCGCCAGCTTCTCGCGGCGCTTGTTCTTCTCGACCGAGCTCTTCTTGGCCATGATCTAATCCTTGCTCGTTCAGCTGACGAACGGGAAATCGAAGCCCTTGAGGAGCGCACGCGCCTCGTCGTCGGTCTTCGCGGTCGTCACGATAACGATGTCCATTCCCCGGACCGTCTCGATCTTGTCGTAGTCGATCTCGGGGAACACGATCTGCTCCTTGATGCCGAGGGCATAGTTGCCCCGGCCGTCGAACGCCTTCGGCGACAGCCCGCGGAAGTCGCGGACGCGCGGCAGGGCGATGTTCACCAGACGGTCGAGGAACTCGTACATCCGGTCGCGGCGCAGAGTCACCTTGGTGCCGATCGACATGCCTTCACGCAGCTTGAAGGTCGCGATCGACTTCCGGGCCTTGGTCGTCACCGGCTTCTGGCCGGAGATCGCGGTCAGCTCGGACACGGCCGCCTGGATCTTCTTGCTGTCGGCAACGGCGTCGCCGACACCCATGTTGATGACGATCTTCTCGATCCGGGGCACCTGCAGGTCGTTCTTGTAGGCGAAGTCCTGCTTCAGCTTCGGCCGGACGACCTTGTCGTAATGGTCCTTGAGACGGGGCATGGCCATCCTCACCGATCAATCACTTCGCCGGAGGCCTTGGCGACCCGGACCTTGCGGCCGTCCTCGAGCGTCTTGAAGCCGACGCGGGTCGGCTGGCCGCTCTTCGGGTCGACATGCGCCACGTTCGAGACGTGCAGCGCAGCCTCCTGCTCCACGATCCCGCCCTGCGTCTTCGCGGACTGGCGGGTGTGGCGCTTCACGATGTTCACGCCGCGGACGACGACACGATCGTCGGCCGGACGAACCTCGATGACCTCGCCCTTCTTGCCCTTGTCACGGCCGGCGAGGACGACGACCTGGTCGCCCTTCTTGATCTTCGCAGCCATCACAGCACCTCGGGAGCGAGCGAGATGATCTTCATGAACTTCTTGGCCCGCAGCTCGCGCGTCACGGGCCCGAAGATGCGGGTGCCGACCGGCTCGCCCTGCTTGTTGATCAGCACGGCCGCGTTGCGGTCGAACTTGATCGTCGAGCCATCCGGGCGGCGCAGTTCCTTGGCGGTCCGAACGATGACGGCGCGGTGCACGTCACCCTTCTTCACGCGGCCCCGCGGAATCGCCTCCTTGATCGAC comes from Inquilinus sp. Marseille-Q2685 and encodes:
- the rpsH gene encoding 30S ribosomal protein S8, with protein sequence MSLSDPLGDLLTRIRNGQRSGKSVIETPASKLRANVLDVLKREGYIRGYETHEVQPGIAQIKVELKYAEGQPAIKRIDRVSKPGRRVYSGIKDLPKVYNGLGISILSTPRGVMSDVEARAANVGGEILARVF
- the rpsN gene encoding 30S ribosomal protein S14; protein product: MAKKSSVEKNKRREKLAKAFAGRRERLKAVANDQSLPMEDRFAARLKLAELPRNSSPVRIHNRCELTGRPKAFYRRFKLSRIALRELASRGQIPGMVKSSW
- the rplE gene encoding 50S ribosomal protein L5, encoding MPRLKDHYDKVVRPKLKQDFAYKNDLQVPRIEKIVINMGVGDAVADSKKIQAAVSELTAISGQKPVTTKARKSIATFKLREGMSIGTKVTLRRDRMYEFLDRLVNIALPRVRDFRGLSPKAFDGRGNYALGIKEQIVFPEIDYDKIETVRGMDIVIVTTAKTDDEARALLKGFDFPFVS
- the rplX gene encoding 50S ribosomal protein L24 gives rise to the protein MMAAKIKKGDQVVVLAGRDKGKKGEVIEVRPADDRVVVRGVNIVKRHTRQSAKTQGGIVEQEAALHVSNVAHVDPKSGQPTRVGFKTLEDGRKVRVAKASGEVIDR
- the rplN gene encoding 50S ribosomal protein L14; the encoded protein is MIQMQTNLDVADNSGARRVMCIKVLGGSHRRTATVGDVIVVSIKEAIPRGRVKKGDVHRAVIVRTAKELRRPDGSTIKFDRNAAVLINKQGEPVGTRIFGPVTRELRAKKFMKIISLAPEVL